A stretch of the Saccharolobus caldissimus genome encodes the following:
- a CDS encoding glycosyltransferase family 4 protein, whose amino-acid sequence MKLGIVYHNFFSPKFAGGGAVHAYEVTLRLKKYFEVICYPSSPAFNWDRETLLKKAKELESKGIKIAEEFYLILDEKERFEAKGIKRFIYGEKIAREIAKRYNVNVNFLYDPDHSSFDIFYFKKVRFGFTLHLPPYYEDSLLYLRRLIKFYGVNPYTGKGFHTRFLYNELYAKPKYKRLLRENKPAFIAAVSEGPLVESGLKGEVIRPGNAFDPSLLKYRGRGKEDYVVFWSRLNQDKGIQEIPDILRIISKRKRVKLVLMGRFFDKYNERRFWNKVKRYGLDVEYLGFVERDKLYDVVSKAKLFIYPSHVDGFSLVVLESLALGTPVVAYDIPAIRSVYGGLGAVKVVKEFDNEAMANEALKLLLMSERDLEDLMNDEKLINFLKLYSSWDNVAESVKRIIEKYMYGSAGI is encoded by the coding sequence GTGAAGCTAGGCATAGTTTATCATAACTTTTTCTCGCCGAAATTCGCAGGAGGTGGTGCAGTCCACGCTTATGAAGTTACCTTAAGGCTTAAGAAGTACTTTGAGGTGATTTGCTACCCTTCAAGTCCTGCCTTTAACTGGGATAGGGAAACTCTCTTAAAGAAGGCGAAGGAGTTAGAAAGTAAAGGGATAAAAATCGCTGAGGAGTTTTACTTAATTTTAGATGAGAAGGAGAGATTTGAAGCTAAGGGAATTAAAAGGTTCATATATGGAGAAAAAATAGCTAGGGAAATTGCTAAGAGATATAACGTAAACGTAAATTTCTTATATGATCCAGATCACTCTTCTTTTGATATATTTTATTTTAAAAAGGTTAGATTTGGTTTTACACTTCACTTACCTCCATATTATGAAGATTCCCTACTATATTTAAGGAGGCTTATTAAGTTCTATGGTGTAAATCCCTATACTGGTAAGGGATTTCATACTAGGTTTTTGTATAATGAGCTTTACGCTAAGCCTAAATATAAGAGGTTATTAAGGGAAAATAAACCGGCATTTATAGCAGCTGTTAGTGAAGGCCCATTAGTTGAATCTGGACTTAAAGGGGAGGTTATACGACCCGGTAATGCGTTTGATCCCTCTCTTTTAAAATACAGAGGGAGAGGAAAGGAGGATTACGTAGTCTTTTGGAGCAGGTTAAATCAAGATAAAGGAATACAAGAGATTCCAGACATATTAAGAATTATAAGTAAACGTAAGAGGGTTAAATTAGTTTTAATGGGTAGATTTTTCGATAAGTATAACGAGAGGAGGTTTTGGAATAAGGTAAAAAGATATGGTTTAGATGTAGAATATTTAGGTTTTGTAGAAAGAGATAAATTATATGATGTAGTCTCTAAGGCCAAATTGTTTATTTATCCTTCACATGTTGACGGGTTTTCATTAGTAGTTTTAGAGTCCTTAGCCTTAGGAACACCAGTAGTAGCATACGATATACCCGCAATAAGGAGTGTATACGGCGGTTTGGGAGCAGTTAAGGTAGTTAAGGAGTTCGATAATGAAGCAATGGCTAATGAGGCTTTAAAGTTACTTTTAATGAGCGAGAGGGATTTAGAGGATTTGATGAATGACGAGAAGCTAATAAATTTCCTTAAACTATATTCAAGTTGGGATAATGTAGCAGAGTCCGTTAAGAGAATTATTGAGAAATATATGTATGGGTCCGCCGGGATTTGA